A window of Henckelia pumila isolate YLH828 unplaced genomic scaffold, ASM3356847v2 CTG_466, whole genome shotgun sequence genomic DNA:
CAAttgcgtaagcagtgacgcattCTAGCTGGCACGAACATTGCGTCCGTTTCTataacgttgcatccgttctgcctgaccctccggacaatatctgatcattctgggtccatTTCGGGCTTCGCTAATCCAATTGaaattcccttaatcatgttaatTGGATTAATTAACAGTTAAATCTGGGTATGGGCTATTACAAATCTGCTGGCAGCTGAGAATGATAATATAAAACAAGTATTCCAAGCCACTTTGAATGAAAATCAGAGTTGCTTAAAGCAATCAACTCTTGGAATAATGCTTCTAACTCGTTGGGTAAGATACATGAGAACCAAAAACAGGCAGGCGATAAAACCGGCCTTGGATGTGGCTCAAATGAATGTATCCTTACTAAGGAAGGTACTCAATCGTATTCTAGCAGGAACGATCCTAATGCAATAAGATTTGTTCGATCtagtacgatatatgaacataaTTAACCCGAGATCAATGGTGGACATTCGATTCGTTATGAGAACAAGACTAGGCATAAGGGACTGGGATGTGTAGAACCTCAGAATCCAAGGAAATGAGATACACGGGGCGAATCTAGACTGAATGAACAAAGAAAGAGAAACCAATATAAGTTTAAGCAGTCAAGTTTTGAACCAAGTCAATCCAAGTACAGAAATCATCAGGTGACACAGAACTGGTACTTCAATTGCATGCCTGTTCAAAAATGGTACAGACAGGACAACAAAGATCAGAAGTTCAAACAGCACACAGTAAAATCTAGACCACACACATACACATATCATGCACCTCGACCGACTCACTTTGTAGATGCACATACGGGTAAAACCGTAAGGTTAATTCAGGTGTGGGTCCAGAAAGGACTAATCCAGttcggacccaaatagataagggtaccatagttatatttattttttgcaggTACTTTCAGTAAAATCAGTCGAGAAGAACAAACCGATATAAAAGACAAATTGGTATCTTGATAGTGGATGCTCCAGACACATAACTGGAAACAAAGAGTTATTATCCGAAATCATCCATTACAAATGacctaaaataatttttggagataactcaaagggtaagaccgtgggtaaggATAAAATTActcatggtaacatcattattaatgATGTATTTCTTGTTGATAATCTATGTTATAACCTGATCAACATCAGTCAATTATGTGATAATGGTCACACTGTTGAATTTCACAAGCACTCATGCACAATAAAATATAGTAATGGTGAAATCATGTTAACTGGATTAAGAGAACAAAACACATATAGGCTAAATTGGCAATGTGAACAACCATCAGTTCCTACTTGTTTTGTTGCTCAAAGTGATAAGCATTGGTTATAGCATAAGCGACTGAatcatttgaattttaagtccattaaacatctgagtaaacatgatttggttcttGGCCTACCCAAAGGAGATTTTAAAAAGAATAGAGTTTGTTCGGCTTGTCAGCAGGGCAAACAAGTGAGAGCTACTTTTAAAACAAAAGGGTATATATCTTCTTCTAAATGCTTAGACCTGTTTCACATGgatctatttggtcctataccggtcaggagcttagggggaatgaggtaCACTTTAGTTATTATAGACGATTACTCTCGTTTTACCTGGGTAATCTTTTTTATCTTCCAAAGATCAAACAGCTACTCacctgataaaaattttaaaacgtttGCAAAATGAGAAACGTACTGGGATAGAtcggatcaggagtgatagaggcaccgaatttttaaacaaaatccttgaatcctatctagatgaccagtgaatcaagcatgagttatcAGCTGCACGAACTCCACATCAAAATGGTGTTGctaaaagaaaaaattgtaCTCTAAAAAAAGCagctagaactatgattgctgactCTAACGTctctcaaagactttgggcatAGGCGATTAACACAACatgttatactcaaaacagatctatgattaacaagAGACACAacaagacaccatatgagatctggaatgacaCAAAACCTGACGTTTCATACTTCAACATTTTTGGCTGCAAGTGTTTTATCCATGACAATGGTAAACATCTTTAACAACTTTTGATGCAAAAGCAGAAGAAGACATATTCATTGGATATTCCTCAGTCAGTCGAGCTTACATAGTATTTAACAAAAAGTCACTGATAGTAGAGGAAatcattcatgttatttttgacgAAGTTACTGTATGCACTGATAAAtctcaaacatatatcaaagatCTAGCAAACAGGCTAGAATCATCTATTCTAAATGATGAAAGCGATAACTATGATCTTTCTGTCAGAAACATTGAACCAAAAGAAGTGATTACTCAACCTACTGAAGAACAATTAAGTCAAGGTCATGAAGAACGAAGGATCGAGGAAGAAATCATTGAACAAAATTACATAACCAGAAATGAGGACGATACTCCAAGAAATCAGGACACAAATCCTCTTCGAACAAGTCTCCGGTGGAGCAAAGATCATCCACTGGGCTGGTCATCGGTAATCTTATCGCCACTCTGCGCAATGTTATTAAAATcggaccggaccggccggttcgaccgggaaccggtcATCGGTCCGGTCCGGAACTTCACAGGGAATCGGAAAACCGGTCCAACCGGCCagaaccggtcaaaaccggtcaagaaccggttggaccggtcAATAACCaaaaaaccggttcaaccggttgaaccggtttttcaattttttattttttttttgaaaatttgaattttttttattttaaaaactttaaatttaatatatatatatacatgattatttggaatttttacttcattaaaaaattattttaataattattgattttttaaaaattaaataattaattatttaaataatttagaagtataattgacattttgaatatatttacatatttatttagctttcaaactatgacaaatatatatatatatatatatattttttgtctatttatatatatatatttgagtttttaaaattcaaaatatattatttattagattatattatataaacgattttccggttcgaccgtccggttaaaacggtccgaccggttggaccattttttttagataaatcggttcgatcaccggtccggttatgaaaacactGACTCTGCGTACTAGAAATCAAATGATCAATGAACTATTGCATGCAACATTTATATCATAGCTAGAACCCAAACAAGTTGATGAAACATTACAAGATGCTAGCTGGATTGAAGAAATGCAGGAGAAACTAAATCAGTTCACTAGAAAGAAAGTCTGGAATCTAGTACCTTgaccaaaaaatcaaaatatcataggCACCAGATGGGTGTTCCGCAACAAATTTAATGAAGATGGACAGTGATAAGAAACAAAGTCAGAttggttgctcaaggatttagacaagaataaggaattgattttgaCGAATCATTCGCTCCAGTAGCAATACTTGAAGCCATCAGGATATTTATTGCATATGCTGCTTACAAGAACTTCAAATtctatcaaatggatgtaaaatcAGCGTTCCtaaatggtctacttcaagaagaggtgtatgttgaacaaccaccaggttttatcaACCCCTCTACTCCTGATtatgtttttaaacttgataaaGATCTCTATGGTTTAAAACAAGTGCCAAGAGCATGGTATGACACCCTATCACAATTTTTATTAGATCATAACTTTGTTATAGGAACAGTCGATAAAACCCTTTTCAAATTCATTAAAGGAGATTACATTTTACTTGTTcaaatttatgtagatgatattatATTTGGATCAACTAATCCTCTTTTATGCGAGAAAttttctaagttgatgcagaaacaatttgaaatgagcatgatgagTGAATTAAACTTCTTTCACGGGCTGCAAGTACTTGAAAATGACATTTTCATAAATCAGGCTAAGTATACCAAGGAACTTATCAAAAAGTTTGGCATGAAAAATTGTTCTTCCATATCTACTCCTATGAGTGCTTCCATAAAGCTTGATAAAGACGAAGCAGGAGCACCGGTAGAgataacaatgtatcgaggaaTTATCGGTTTTTTACTTTACTTAACTGCTAGCAGGCCTGACATCATGTTCGCAGTATGTCTATGTGCAAtatttcaagcagcacccaaACAATCTCATTATATTGCTGCTAAACGGATGATTAAATATCTTAAGGGTAGAACAAACGTGGGTCTTTGGTACTCCAAAGACTCAGAATTTAATCTTCTTGGCTATTcggatgcagattatgcaggatgCAAGATTGATAGAAAAAGCACTAGCGGGTCTTGTCAGTTTCTGGGAGATAGACTTATTTCATGGTTTAGCAAGAAGCAAACATCAATTACCATCTCTACAGCCAAAGCAGAATACTTGGCAGCTGGAAGTTGCTGTGCATAAATACTAtggatacaacaacaacttcgAGACTATGGAATACAGTCAAGCGAAGCTCCCATCTTTTGCGACAACACTAGTGTAATTGCAATTACTCAGAATTCTGTGATGCATTCGAGGAAAAATCACATTGACGTACGACATCATTTCATAAGAGAACATGTGCTAAAGAAAGAAATTCAAATGATCTACATCTCCAAAGATCAACAAGCAGCAGATATATTCACTAAACCGCTACctgacgctaagttttcttactttcgTAATATGCTTGGTTTGATAGATTTAAGCTAAGAAAAGCATGATTTCAGGGGGAATATTGCATATCATTGCATAAAATTTCATTACAATAAGCATACGCATTTGTTTTACAAAAATTCCCCTACTAAATCTACTAAGCATGTTGATATGCCAAGCGAGCTGCAAATATCCTGATTCTCATTTCACGGCTCCACTCAATCATCCATAGAGTAAGTGTGCCTTGACCATTGCAGACATCATCCTCGAAACAGATGTTTTGCATCTCATCCCTTTCAGCCAAAAGCATCAAGAGGCGAACTGTAGCAGGCTTTAGCAAATCACGAGTGCTCTGAGTTCGCAAGAGAAGTTTGCATCGTAGTAACCCCTCAGCATAATGTGGCTCCATGAGAGCTAAAACTGAAGGAAGGTTGCAACGAACAGTCTCTAAGAGAAACCATATACGCATACCCCTTGCTATCACTCTACTTCTATATCGGTTTTTCCTTATCTCAAACTCTAACTCATCCATGTTGATCTTTGAATTTGTGATTGAACTAATTTGTCTTGTTGCATGGTAACATATTTATAAACAAGAAAAGCAGAAGGCTAAAGGTCTAGTAGGTCAACAGTCACCTACACCGAATCGTCGTTTAAACAACTACTCTCAACAGTCACCTACACCGAATAGTCAATCTGCAATCGCTCAGTTGACAAAACAatatgtataatggtaagtctAGACATACACGTCGTAGACACAATACCATTAAACAAATACTCTCAACTGGAGTTATCTCTAttgattatgtaaaatcaaAGGATAATATAGCGGATCCATTAACCAAAGGGTTAAACAGAGAGTTAGTTGCACAATCGTCAAAAGAAATGAGACTGAAGCCTAAAGAATAAATTGGTGCGAAGGAAAACCCAACCTAAGCTGACtggagatcccaagaactaggttcaatgggacaacctAATCGCACTGGTTTGGTAGATCACTGTGGGGGTTATCCCCAGTGTATTGTAAACAGTGAGTGTAGAGGATAAGCATAtggcttttaatgattatgatggAGTAAACATAGAATCACCTATGTGAGAGAGAAGTGGGGCTGCTTCGAATGAATTGCAAGACACAATTCTAGACCCTCTCACAGAACCAGACAAGTGTTCATGGCCAAAACGAACACGATCATGAGAACTGAATTGTATCAGGGAGAATCCTGTGTGAAGTATATCTTAATTTACTAAAATGGCTGTACAGTTCAAAGACATCGCGTCTACTATCAACCAGTGAATTATTATTCTTTCACAAGGAAAGGTTCAAAGGGTTAACTCCTACTTATCCTATGCAGGATTCAACTGTTGAACTTTATCACATATATCTTCATTTATCTTTCAGTttccattcatgtgggggattgttggactaattcaaatatttagatGTGAATGGAATTATTTGACTTTGTTCTCCATGTGCTCGGCTTTCATTCATTATTTAAGGCTTGGCCCTACACATTTATTCTTCAAGCTACCCAGCTAATTGATGGGCCTTCCCTTGTCCGACTGCTAGTGCTCTGATTGGCcataattgatgtaaaattccATCTGCCAGCAACTTTCGGTAGCAGACTTAATGCCTATATATGGTAGTATGCATTCCTTCAAAAATACACATTCTGCACGAAATCAGTTTAATACTCGTTGTTGCTTCTTGCTCATGCATGCTACTGGTTATTTTCTTCTCTTCATTTTCAGGGCAACCACACTTTTCTTATGCACTCTTTCTGCTAGTGCATGCTCTACCTCACTTCAGCTCCTGAATTTGTTGTTTCACTTATTCTTGAGCTAATAAGATTATTGCCAGTGTTCACTTTTGAAATTCTACGCGATATCGTTACGGTATATATTCAGTTCGCCAGAGTAGTACCTTGGTGCCAGGTGACTACTAGGTTCTGCCGTTGTATCCTGGGAAACAGACGTCCGTCGTGATCCTCCGAGCACATCCGGGAGGGGACAAATTTGGTTTAAGAAAACTGTAATTTTACAGGCCTCAGTTATGTTATTCTTGATTTGAAGAAAGGTTCACGTGACAAAGTTTGCTACATTTTTTCTAGAAATAATATACCATTTTACACTTATGGTGAACTTATATCTATATGATAGCAAttgattcatatttttttaaaaaaaaaaccgccGAAAGCggggggttaggcagacccctacctgtatataaaTGACGAAAAGACACCTATGAAAGAAGGGCAAAATGCTCCCTCGCATAGGAATAAGTACAAAATATCAATACAAGAAGGTCTAAAAGTGAAGAAAAGTAAAAGCAACAAGACCACAGAGGTCGAATAAAATAAGGCAAACTGACTAAGCTAACTGGAGGAACCAAGTCTTCAAGTCAATCTCCATCAAATCCCCCATGAAGGTCAGAAGTAAGAACCAAGGAAAGTGGGCGACAATGGAAAAATAGTACACCATCTCCGCAACGATAGCCGCAAAAACTCAGTGGAGTACTCTGAAGTACTCTGGAAACGAACATCAGGCAAAACCAGAGAAACCAAGTGAGACCTGAATGATAAGCCTATCTCGAACAGGACCCAAACATTTTTTTATACACCAAATACTTATTTGTGTACCACATTTTAATTCggtatctaatttttttttgttttttttggtagtaatatgaaatatttgaactcaaatatcatatattatgaTAGTGTTTGAGAGAATTTTTAGGAAACACTTCTCAATTTTTCATTAACAAAGTTTATTGAAGAAGACATGTTTACTGATTGCATAAACATTTTTTCATCACATAATGACCTCAAATCTAAATTTGGATTCGGAAATTTaaagtatttatttattatatatatataaatataataaataaatactttaaatttcatatatatatatatatatatgcacacaCTCGCAAGAAACACATGTGCATTCATAAATAGCGCCCATCACAATGAATTTCTCACAATTTGTAATTGGAttctatattaaaaaaataaaagattaaaatttaTCTATAAATGTTTGTATGCAAAAAACGGGAAGGTCGATCCTACAGAGGGGTAATACCCCCTCTGTGTTTCCTTGGCCATGATTGAGCCACATCCAATTTTTATGTGAGGCCCACATGAAAAGgcaaggaataccccatttGCAGGGTCGACAAATTCGCAAAAAACACTTGTACTCgatgaattaaaatattttcatattttagtttgtttaaatccAACCATTagttgaatgaataaataaaatttcaggTAAACATTTGATATTTTAAATGAAGTATAGAAACagatatttgaattaaatcaaaCTATTCTGTGTTTTTTGATCTACATAAAATTACTCATTATTTGTCATTTACAATAATATTCAATATACAATAACAttagtaaataaaataatcaagatCATTGCAAATTAATTTttgcattattttaaattgattttatagaaatttatttataatttcataataacatatattattttagaaattgaaaatattatatatatatatatatatatatatgtttgtatgttGTACAACAGTGTATATAAACATTTTtctcatattttattaaaaaataattttatttaattaaagcCAACCATAAGTTGAATGAACATTAGTCGCATCTATACACACAATGCATGTGTCATTAAAAcatgaatatttattattatttttgttgttgttatatttttatttctaataaatttaaatttaaatttaaaatggaGGTACGAAAATTGGAGAAAATCATGGGAgcataaattttaaatagaaattaatatttttttttcctttttcctttttttgttttggtttttgaAGGGTAATTTAGATATTTAATCTCTGGCTTCACCAAATCAATTTTAATTCGGTTATTAAGTGGTGCTCTTCTTTAATAATAACTAGTCGTCTGCACATGCATTGCGTGtgtgattaaaatatgaatattatttattttatacataTTTAATTCTGTTATTAATTGGTGTTCTTCTTTAATAATAACTAGTCGCATGCACATGCGTTGCGTGTgtgattaaaatattaatattatttattttatacatatattaatgtttattacaaatcaatttaaatttataaataaaacgAGTTGTGTGtgtgattaaaatatgaatattatttattgtatatatgtattatatttttgtttcaattcaatttaaatttaaaaataaaataaaatcacaaaataAAGATTATAATGGAGAAATGAAGTTTAAAATAGAGATTgagattttgtttttgtttttgttgttgtttttgttttttgttttttttaaagggtattttagatattttatatttggcttcaccaaattaattttaattcgattaCTATGTGGTGCTCTTCTTTaataagataaataataataataataagataagaTAATATATACGTAATATAGTAGGATAAAATTTCAGATAACCTTGATATTTAAAATGAAGTGTAGAAAAAGAAATTTGAactaaattgaattttttttatacatgaaattactcattttttttttttatcatttttataataCGCGGTAACATTAGTATAATATTATTAAGATCATTGCAAATTGattttgcattattttgcattattttaaatttattttatagaaACTTATTTATAAGTTCatgatgaaaaatatattattttagaaaccgaaaatattataaatatatatatgtgtgtgtattttttTGTATGTTGTTCACCGGTGTATAtaaattttgacataaaaagtaaaaattgcaattttgatcattatgtttgtcattttgcaaTTTCGGTATTCtatgttttcagatttcagttttagtcatgtatgttccgattttttgcaattttagtcttttttttcgaaaattcttacGTGCCACTATATACGTCAACTTCACATTAGTGCCACAtcaaaatgactaaaattttaaaaaaaaaataacagactaaaattgaaatctgaaaacataaatgatcaaaatcataaagtgacaaatatacatgatcaaaataataatttgttccataaaaaatattgaattcaAGACATGAAAaagataatatttatttttgccaTTTCATCAAGCCagctttaaaataaaaaaaataaaagatagatGGGAAGAAGAGAATGATTGcctcaaaaatatatttaattatttaattatttaattaagattttccATAATGCAAGTCAGCTTTACATTCGGCACTTTCCGAATTCCTCTCTCTCAAcgaactctctctctctctttctctctctAAAAAAAAAGCTTTGTTTAGGGTTTACAGGGGCGCCGTTTCCGAATCCATCCGATCTAGTGTGAGATCGCTTCTCGCTCGCTCCCTCCTCTACGTCTTTTTTCCCCAGGTAATTTCACGATTCTCTGATTTTTTAAAGCATTTGTATACGTTGTGATGTGGTTTTCTTGCGAATGAATTTGTTCCTGCTGTAATCGAGTAGATTTTGGATTCATCCAATGCTTGCGCTAGGGTTACTGGATCTGTATATTAGATTGATCTGATTTCTTATTTGGTAATTGAAACTggaaatttgaatattttgCTCTGTGAATGTGGAGATTCGGATTTGCTGGAATCCATGTTGCGAGTGTTTGTAGATTGGATTTTTTGCTCAAGTTGTTGTTCTGATCAGTTCTTGGATTCTTGTTGATTCTTTTCGGGTGTGTTTTGACTTTCTTCTATATATTGATTTAAGTCACGTGGCAAAGTGGAAACTTGATTTAGCATTCTCTTCTTTTGTATTAATAGTCAGGAATGAGTCTTTCTTTCCTCGTTGATGGATCTTAAACAAATTATTTGTATTGAAATGTGCGGCCCTactccttttttttttgttaattagTGTCTGAATTCTGCCTTGTTTTGTTCCAATGGGCTAAAAGTATTGATTGTGTCACGTATTGTTATGGGTCTTGTAAATAGAAATGACTTTATATCAGTTTATTTTACTGCAACTGCCAGTTGACTCATTTTTCCATATTCACTTGCTAATAATATTGCTGGTTTCATTTTACATTGGAACTTTGTTAATGCAGCGGAAATTTGTTTCCATCTTTTTCAGTCCTCTAAACTTCAATCTGAATTGCattttaaaatctaaattttgttttaaagtCTCTGACTTCGTTTATTATATTAGTCCATTTTTTTGTTTCTAGCATTTAAACCTAAGCTCGTTTTGGATGTTCATTTAACTAACTTGTTCTTTATAAATGAAATTTGTAGGGAGAATATGGCTATGGAAGTTACTCAGGTTCTTCTAAGTGCGCAAGCAGTTGATTCAACAGTTAGAAAGCACGCTGAGGAGACCTTGAAACAGTTTCAGGAACAAAACCTACCTGGTTTCTTGTTATCCCTTTCTGGCGAGCTTGCTAGTGAGGAAAAACCAGTTGAAAGCCGGAAACTGGCAGGTTTGATTCTTAAAAATGCTTTGGATGCTAAGGAGCAGCACAGAAAGTACGAGCTTGTGCAAAGATGGTTATCATTAGATGCGGCTGTGAAGAGCCAAATCAAGGCATGCTTGTTACAGACCCTCTCCTCGACTGCATCTGATGCGAGGTCCACAGCATCACAAGTCATTGCAAAAGTTGCAGGCATTGAACTGCCGCATCATCAGTGGCCTGAGCTGGTAGGATCCCTTCTATCAAATATCCACCAGGTTCCTTCCCATGTCAAGCAAGCTACTCTTGAAACACTGGGGTACTTGTGTGAGGAGGTTGGTCCAGAGGTTGTTGATCAAGATCAAGTAAACAAAATTCTTACAGCTGTGGTTCAAGGCATGAATGCGAATGAAGGAAACACAGATGTCAGGCTTGCTGCCACCCGGGCTCTTTATAATGCTCTGGGATTTGCCCAGGCTAACTTTTCTAATGATATGGAGCGAGATTACATAATGAGAGTTGTTTGTGAGGCCACACTCTCACCCGAAGGGAAGATCCGGCAGGCTGCGTTTGAGTGTTTGGTCTCGATTGGGTCAGCATATTATGACAAGTTAACTCCATACATTCAAGACATTTTCAATATCACTTCCAAGGCTGTCCGAGAAGATGCTGAGCCGGTTGCTCTTCAGGCAATTGAGTTTTGGAGCTCCATATGCGATGAGGAAATTGATATTTTGGAAGAGTATGGAGGTGGTTTTACCGCAGATTCTGATGTCCCATGCTATTATTTTATTAAGCAGGCACTACCTGCTCTCGTTCCTATGTTATTAGAGACACTCCTTAAGCAAGAAGAAGATCAGGATCAGGATGAGGGTGCTTGGAATCTTGCAATGGCTGGTGGAACATGCCTTGGTTTGGTTGCCCGAACTGTTGGGGATGACATTGTTCCTCTCGTCATGCcatttatcgaagagaatataACTAAGGGAGACTGGAGGCAAAGAGAAGCTGCCACGTATGCATTTGGTTCCATATTAGAAGGACCTTCACCTGACAAGCTAACTCCTATTGTCAATGTTGCTTTAAATTTCATGCTCACTGCCTTGACTAATGATCCAAATAGCCATGTTAAGGATACAACTGCGTGGACCCTGGGAAGAATATTTGAATTTCTTCATGGTTCAACTGTGGAGACTCCTATCATTACCTCAGCAAACTGCCAACAGATTATCACAGTTCTCCTCCAGAGCATGAAAGACGCTCCTAATGTCTCTGAGAAAGCATGTGGCGCTCTCTATTTCTTAGCTCAAGGTTACGAGGATGTGGGCTCAACATCACCTTTGACACCTTATTTCCAGGAAATTGTTCAGTCCCTTCTCAACGTTACTCATAGAGAAGATGCTGGTGAGTCTCGACTTAGGACAGCTGCCTATGAGACCCTAAATGAAGTTGTAAGGTGTTCGACTGATGAAACTGCTCACTTAGTGTTGGAGCTAGTTCAAGTACTCATGACTGAGCTTCACAAGACTCTCGAAGCACAGAAACTTTCTTCTGATGAGAGAGAGAAGCAGAACGAATTACAAGGCCTTCTGTGTGGTTGCTTGCAGGTCATCATCCAGAAATTAGGTGCATCGGAACCAACCAAGTATGCTTTTATGCAGTACGCAGATCAGATAATGAATCTTTTTTTACGAGTTTTTGCTAGTAGAAGTGCCACTGTTCATGAAGAAGCCATGCTCGCCATTGGTGCCCTTGCCTATGCGACAGGTCACAACTTTGCCAAGTACATGCCTGACTTTTATAAGTATTTGGAGATGGGACTTCAGAATTTTGAGGAATATCAAGTCTGTGCTGTCACCGTTGGTGTTGTAGGGGATTTGTGCAGGGCTTTGGAGGCTGCTATTATACCTTATTGTGATGGAATAATGACCCAGCTTCTTAAAGACTTGTCAAGCAACCAGTTGCACCGGTCTGTGAAGCCTCCAATCTTTTCATGCTTTGGTGACATAGCTCTGGCAATTGGAGAGAACTTTGAGAAGTATTTGATGTATTCCATGCCCATGTTGCAGAGTGCTGCAGAGTTGTCTGCCCACACCTCAGGTGTTGATGATGAAATGTTGGAATATACTAACCTCCTAAGGAATGGAATTTTAGAGGCATATTCTGGGATATTTCAGGGATTCAAGAACTCTCCTAAAACCCAACTTCTGATTCCGTATGCACCTCACATTCTGCAATTCCTGGACAGCATTTACATGGAGAAAGATATGTGAGTATCTCTGTTATTTATTATGGATTTTTAAATCCATATATGTTACTTTTTTATCTGATTGTTTTTTTCTATCAATCTCAGGGATGATGTCGTGATGAAAACTGCAATAGGAGTCCTCGGAGATCTAGCTGATACTTTGGGCAGTAATGCGGGTTCTTTGATTCAGCAGTCTCTGTCAAGCAAAGACTTTTTAAATGAATGCTTGTCTTCAGATGACCATTTGATTAAAGAATCTGCTGAGTGGGCCAGGATGGCCATTAGTCGTGCCATATCTGTTTGA
This region includes:
- the LOC140872476 gene encoding importin subunit beta-1; its protein translation is MAMEVTQVLLSAQAVDSTVRKHAEETLKQFQEQNLPGFLLSLSGELASEEKPVESRKLAGLILKNALDAKEQHRKYELVQRWLSLDAAVKSQIKACLLQTLSSTASDARSTASQVIAKVAGIELPHHQWPELVGSLLSNIHQVPSHVKQATLETLGYLCEEVGPEVVDQDQVNKILTAVVQGMNANEGNTDVRLAATRALYNALGFAQANFSNDMERDYIMRVVCEATLSPEGKIRQAAFECLVSIGSAYYDKLTPYIQDIFNITSKAVREDAEPVALQAIEFWSSICDEEIDILEEYGGGFTADSDVPCYYFIKQALPALVPMLLETLLKQEEDQDQDEGAWNLAMAGGTCLGLVARTVGDDIVPLVMPFIEENITKGDWRQREAATYAFGSILEGPSPDKLTPIVNVALNFMLTALTNDPNSHVKDTTAWTLGRIFEFLHGSTVETPIITSANCQQIITVLLQSMKDAPNVSEKACGALYFLAQGYEDVGSTSPLTPYFQEIVQSLLNVTHREDAGESRLRTAAYETLNEVVRCSTDETAHLVLELVQVLMTELHKTLEAQKLSSDEREKQNELQGLLCGCLQVIIQKLGASEPTKYAFMQYADQIMNLFLRVFASRSATVHEEAMLAIGALAYATGHNFAKYMPDFYKYLEMGLQNFEEYQVCAVTVGVVGDLCRALEAAIIPYCDGIMTQLLKDLSSNQLHRSVKPPIFSCFGDIALAIGENFEKYLMYSMPMLQSAAELSAHTSGVDDEMLEYTNLLRNGILEAYSGIFQGFKNSPKTQLLIPYAPHILQFLDSIYMEKDMDDVVMKTAIGVLGDLADTLGSNAGSLIQQSLSSKDFLNECLSSDDHLIKESAEWARMAISRAISV